The Kryptolebias marmoratus isolate JLee-2015 linkage group LG1, ASM164957v2, whole genome shotgun sequence sequence AGTTTGTTACCTTGTGCCCTTTTGTTTGAGCAACTTTCTGACCCGAAGTGCTCTCCATATTCACCAGAAAATTCACAACTTTCAATGTGAAAAAGGCTGTAAATGTAAACACATCTATTGGAAAGTTCCATTTCTGACATTAAAATGCAACATTGTAGTTCTTCTGCAGATAAACTAAAAAAGATAAAGTAAACTTTAAACCCTTTCAGGAAACAACAGTAGTGGCAACTAAATACTTTATCTCCACCAACTGGGTTTCTTCTTTTACTCGTTTTCTACAAACACAGGAAGGACTAAAAGAACTGCATAGTTTTGTTCaagacagttttatttcttttctttttgcttaaCAAATTGACCGGGTTGAGTCTGAGTCCAGCTGTCTGAGCAGCTTGAACTGGTTGAAACCCTCTCAGCTCACCTGTGGGTCTGACAGAACCTCTCTCACCTGGACGGGGGATCCCAACAAACTGAGTTAACTTATTCAGAGCAATAAACTCTAAATATCATAACCTAGACAGAAGAGCGTGCATGTGCATCCATCCCATCATCTATATGAAGCTCAGATACTTtgcatcaccatggcaaccagagaaaaataaaacctaggCAGTTACTCAATACCAAGTTCTACAGAACTTACCAAGTCCAGCTGAAAGTACTCACCTGGAAGCTTTCATTTGTgtggacagtttttaataattattattttttccccagCATTTATATTAAGAATCAAGTAATTACAGAAATTCAAGTGTCCACattccttaaaaataacttcttaGCCAAATtataaatttgtaaaaacaatggTTTCAGCGTAGGAAGATGTGTCTAAGATGAGCTTTTCACAACAATAAACTGATGCTAAAGTTCATCACTTTAATTAGGAGaagttctaaaataaaatacaaaagattgAATGAAGAGCTGTGATAAAACTGTTCATTCTTTGAATGATGTTTGATTTTTCCTTCCTTACCTGCCtctgtccagatgttcctgCACATCTGTCAGGATTACTCTGTTATTACTGATCCTGAATCACATCTACAGAGAAAGCGCTCAACAGGAGGAAGTTCTGGACCTGCACAGAACCAGGAACGTGGTTCTACAGGACGTCCAGCTCAGTCTGGAGggttttctaaaatgttaacTGGTGTTAAAAACACGATTACAGAGCCCTGTGTTGCTGTTGTGCATGTTGGGGGGAAATAGAACCAGACTGGGAGCTCTGCAGGTCTACCTGAGTGCATGTTGGGGGAAAATAGGAGCAGACTGGGAGTTCTGCAGGTCTACCTGAGGGAGTTCCCTTCCAGCCCAGCTCACCTGAGGTCGTGGCCACCGACGCGTTGGGGGACGGCATGGAGATGCACACATCGCCCTCGGGAAACTTGTCGCAGGTGAGCATCTCGGGCCAGGGGTATCCGAACACCTGCATGATGGGGATGCAGCCGTCCCGAACCGCCTCGCAGAGCCAGCGGCACGGGTAGATGGGCCGGTCCAAACACACCGGGGCGAAGAGCGAGCACAGGAAGACCTGCGTGCCCGGGTGGCACTTCTTGTTCACCAGCGGGACCCAGCTGCTGGCCTGCTGCTTCACCTCCTCCATCCTCTCGTGCTCCAGCAGGTTCGGCAGCAGCATCTGGCTGTAGCCCACGCCGTAGCAGAGGCGCAGGTCGTCCGGGATGTCCACGCACTGGGGGCGCTTCCCGTAGCTGCGCCCGAACAGGTCCGAGTCCCACCTGTACTCATACTGCGCCCTGCAGGCTGACAGCAGCGCGGCGCACACGGCCAGCCGGACCAGCCCCCACATGTTTCCttccgaaccgaaccgaaccgaaccgaggcgaggcgaggcagAACTCGGAGTAGCTGTGCTGCTTCTGGCTCCGGCTGAACTTTGGGAGGTGAAGATCTCTGCAAGAGCGGAGCTGGAGACAAGGGGGGCTTGAAAAGACCTCccgaccaatcagagcgcagcTCGGCCTCCTGGCTTGCTGCTGTCACTCACAGCCCATAATAACCCAGGGAGgacccccctccacacacacacacacacacacacacagcctccaCCTCAGGTTTATTTGGAGTAAATCCCTGTACATGCGAGAAACACCACAGAGAGACAGGCTGGAactaaagaagcagaagaaactgGAAACTCTGCCTGCCGCTCAGCAGCTGGAAGAAAAGGCTTCATGTagaaaaaatcaaataaaataaactgaaatccTCACGTCTTCCTTCTTTCAACTGcccagacacaaacaagaacCTCTTTTTCTAAAGTACCTCCTCTCAGCTGGAGACAGGCTGCAGGATGCAAAGGCAGCATGTTCCACTGGGTCAGAACTGCTCCCAGTCCATGGTCCGAGACGTCTGTCGGGGTGAATGTTGGAAGTTCAGGGTTGTAGATGGcaagtgctgtttttaaagagcaTTGTTTTGAGATCTTTCAAACTTTTACTTGCTGCATTAGTTCATTTTAGTTTAGCTTGTGTATTTGTTCAAAGGAACATGCTGAACCAGGAGGTGAACGAACAAAGAGCTGCTATATCTTTTGGTGCAAGAGCTTCAGAGATGGCAGTCAGGTGATCCGGGCTGGGGCACAGGTCCTCCTTAGAGATGACATGTCCCAGGAATGGAATGCTTGACTGACAGAACAACTTGAACCTTGTGGATTAACCTTTAACTTATTATTGCTCGGTGCCAGAAGATGAAGTCGAACGATACTGTTTTGGCCAATTGTGTctttctgttaccaaaatacctTATGAAACTAtcaacaggttttaatgaaactttcagaaagcgattattggatgtacatctacaactgattgcctgtaggagtcaacttgattcaagatggccactacagctgaGTGACTTTACcttaatttggtgtggtggtagctgactatgtttcacaacacatactccaattGCAACTCAATGCGGAAAATCTTTTCCCAAAACTTTAGCATGAACGTtaagagtcaactctgtttgtctgttcgcagattatctcatgaaccattgattggatttttataaaacttgtttaaagtAATTACTGAATTTAAATTTCTAGCTCGTACacctttgaagtcaatccaactcaagatAGACACTAAGGCTGACCAACATTAGCaagcataaaaatggctgtaactcagttaattttgcagatattgtgctaaaatatgAGAGCGATtcacgacacatactctgagcatgtaACCCAGGGGTGCCAAAGCcagtgacacaagggggccaaaattaaatatttggtcctaGCCGAGGGCCGATCACGATCcatattcattaaaaattacataaattaaccttggttttagatgtattacgtcaaatcatccatatagaaatatcaattaccttttcacagttacagattatacagaatttacaacaaacagactttaataaacagacaaatagatcaaacttcaaaatgCACATCATTacctgtcatttcttacgcctcactcagcttttaaatgaagttttaacattaaaacagatttttttaaaaagccatcaacacaaACCTGATTatagagaaattaaaactatatattgttggcttctaagtcactgtcagagaaaacttcactaattaggctcagtttttttaagcaaaataagaatcagagactcgatctgtcccaaactggagggccggattaaatgttacagagggccggatctggcccacgggccttggtttgacacgtgtgctgtAAGTTTTTTCACAAAACTGTTCCACAAAATAGACGAGGCAAAGACCAGTCTGTCTTTCTGCTGCCTCTGGCCTTCTAAAAGCCCCGTCCAGCATCGCAGAACCTAAAGaggtgtggagcagaactcagctgcacTGACGTGGAGCACATTGCATTAAATTTGAGACAGACATGAATTAAATTTAGCGATTCTCTGTGTGGTTAACTAATGTTTTAAACTACATGCAAAGTTGCTCTGCAGCACCTTCGATCTTCCCTcggtaataaatctgtttgttgctgtttaatcCTGCGACAgggtggtcacacagaccatatatcatcacttcatcacattattggGGAGCAAAGCCAGATTACCTTTTCATATGTGGACCGTTTCACCTCTGTTATTACCTCACTTCACAGCACAAAGGCACATCAGGGTGGGTTTGCTTGAACACCCCCTCCCCACTTTTGCCTGTTCACAAATGACACCGAGCCAGCCAGAAAGCACATAAATTCtggtttgaagtgttttgtgaaagccTTGAGATTGTGCATAGTGGTAttgttttaaggtttaaccaaaaagcCTAATACTCCAAGATTTTTCATCAAAAGaggattttagtctaaaactctggcattaaaag is a genomic window containing:
- the sfrp1a gene encoding secreted frizzled-related protein 1a isoform X2, which gives rise to MWGLVRLAVCAALLSACRAQYEYRWDSDLFGRSYGKRPQCVDIPDDLRLCYGVGYSQMLLPNLLEHERMEEVKQQASSWVPLVNKKCHPGTQVFLCSLFAPVCLDRPIYPCRWLCEAVRDGCIPIMQVFGYPWPEMLTCDKFPEGDVCISMPSPNASVATTSGYSPVCPPCDNEMKADVILDHMCASEFAFKAKIKEVKTEDMDRKVVLQKKKKMMKQGTLQKEDLKKLVLYLRNGAHCPCQQLDNLKNQYLIMGRKVDNQYLLTGIHKWDKSSTEFKKTIKKLKTYKCPEYVNVFK
- the sfrp1a gene encoding secreted frizzled-related protein 1a isoform X1, coding for MWGLVRLAVCAALLSACRAQYEYRWDSDLFGRSYGKRPQCVDIPDDLRLCYGVGYSQMLLPNLLEHERMEEVKQQASSWVPLVNKKCHPGTQVFLCSLFAPVCLDRPIYPCRWLCEAVRDGCIPIMQVFGYPWPEMLTCDKFPEGDVCISMPSPNASVATTSGYSPVCPPCDNEMKADVILDHMCASEFVQTELNTLWLLPVLSVRLNPHRKSAFKAKIKEVKTEDMDRKVVLQKKKKMMKQGTLQKEDLKKLVLYLRNGAHCPCQQLDNLKNQYLIMGRKVDNQYLLTGIHKWDKSSTEFKKTIKKLKTYKCPEYVNVFK